Within the Tursiops truncatus isolate mTurTru1 chromosome 19, mTurTru1.mat.Y, whole genome shotgun sequence genome, the region CAGGGAATGGCACGTGCTAGGCATGATTTGTACTACAAGTGCCTGAACTTGGGCCCCCAGGTGGCTCTGTATGGAGAACTCCCCGTGCCATGACACCATTCCACACAGCATCTTTGCCTCCGAGTTCTTCTTCAAGGTGTTGGTGAGCAATAGGTGAGCCAGACACATggcccaggtgggctcagggGCTTCCTGTGGGGTGACCGCCTCCTCCCCCGATCCTGAACCCCATCCCCCAACAGAGGTGTGGACAAGAGCACATACTGCGACTACCAGCTCACCTTCCAGCTGCACATCCACGGGCTCCCACTCAGTGCCAGGCGGGCCTTCCTCATCCTCATGGTGAGTGGCTGCCCTGGAGCTGCCCTGCTGCGTGGATGGGGGCCCCCAGGCTGCCCACCCATGCCTGTTGTGTGGTGTCTGCAGGTGTCAGCCAGCCTGTTCGTTGGTCTGGTGATCCTCTACGTCATCTCCTGCCTCCTGTCGCCCTATGTGGTGAAGGTCTGCAACGTCCTCTGCTGGAAGATCAACAACATCATCGCCTGGGAATCTTACATCTACAGTATCGCCTCTGACACCGGGGCCTTCAGCAACACCTCTGGGATCAAATCTGGGGAGAGCTCTGGGGGCATCTCCAGAGTTGTCTCCAAGGTGGCAGGGGAGAACAGGACTGACACTAAGGAAACCTTGAGGAAGAAGCCAATATCCTGAGCCTCTTACCTGCCCCAACTGCCACCCACCCTCATCCCTCGTTTCCTGGGCCACTTTGAACATGCAACCTGTGGCTCGCTCATCCCAGGCCTTTCTCCCATTTTGCTTGAATTTTCACTTTGCATTTCAGCACCAGCTGCGGGACCTTGTGAGGACTCATGTTCAATTAGTTTGTACCACTCAGCCACATAagttataaaatatcaaaatccTTCTGTGCCAAACTGGTAAATACTGGCTTCTCTGTGTGCCTGCCTACTCAGCCTCTCCCCAGAGTGCCCCTGACCTCCCTACAGTCCAGCGGGGTCCTCCATGACCCAGGCCCGTTGCCATGACCTGCAGTCTGTTCTGATTGTTCAGTGCCCAGGTTTAACACTAGTTGCTAAATATTTTGAATGGCAACACGTATCTAGTGTCTATCTTAAGGAGGGGGCTCTGCAGAggttagaatttttgttttggttgcaaGTAGCAAAAATTTCACTCAGTGGTCCATATGGAAATGGTAATTTACGGACTTTGTTAATATAGGCTTCAGGTACAGTTTGATCCAGAAGTCCTCAGTGTCCATAGGATTCTGGCTCCCTTTGTCTACCTTTCCCTGCTCCGCCCTTCTCTGAGGGTGGTCTCTGACCTCAGACCAGCCCACTTCACCGTCTGAGGCTGCACATCCACATGTCTTACTGTCCAGAGAAAAAAGGAGCTGAAGTCCAACATTCCCAGGCAAAAGTCCTGTCAGTCACTCTGATTGGGTGGGGTTGGGTCATAAGCTCACTACTTTACCACTCACTCTGCCAGACAGATGGGACCTTGATTGGGTTAAGCCCTTCAGAGCCCACCCCTGGAGCTGAGGGTTGTCAATCCCTCCCTAATCTCTTGCTTATGTGTGGGGAAAGGCAGCTCTTGTAAGGAACATGTGTGTCAAGAAGGGGAAAAGGACAGACCGAAAGGCCAAAAGCAAATGTGCCTTTGTACTCCACTCCCTGTCCACACAATAGGCTCaactccagcccctccccagaggtctTGGGTGAAGGGACTATGCAGGTCCTCTGATCAACCCCTCCACTCCTTCACTGTAGAAGCAGAGGCCCAGGGGACACACCCTCTGAGGGGACACCAGGGCAGACAGTTGGACCAGCTCGTCCGTGATGAGGCAGCATAGCTCCAGAGCAGGCGAGGCCACTGAGGTCACATTATAGAGCTTAGGAATTATCAGAAGAGCATTCAAGCTGAGAAGCTGAAGGACATGGTCAGATGTAGAAAGATGCTCTGGCTGCCCTGTGGAGGATGGCTCAAGACTCGAGGCAGTAGGCCAGGGACCTGGGCAGGAGGGGATGGTGCTGGACCGAAGCCTGGtgtgggaaggagaagaagggacAGGTGGGAGGGATGCTTAGGAGGCCAAGTGAACAGGCTGTGAAGCTGACAGGCCATGGAAGGAGTGGGAGCAAGGGGGGCATTTAGGAAAAGGCCCAGGCCTCTGCCCTGGGCACGGGGGACAAAGAGGCTGTCCCTGAGATGAGgactggggagaaggaagagatttGGGGGAGACAGGCCATTTGGGGTCATGGTTGGTGTGGGAGGTCTGACAGACTTCTAGAGGAGCCTGTCCAGGAGGCTGCGGGAACCCCAGGTCTGGGGCTCGGGAGGGAGGTCAGCGATGGCCAAGCAATACACACAACAGTCAGTGGTACAGATACATCTATCAACAAACTTCACTGTATTGCCGCAATTAAGGAGAATGTGATGAGATAACATCCTGGTGCTTTGTtgtggttttttggggtttttttttttgtggtacgcaggcctctcactgttgtggcctctcccattgcggagcacaggctccggacgcgcaggctcagcggccatggctcacgggcccagccgctctgcggcatgtgggatcttcccggaccggggcacgaacccgtgtcccctgcaccagcaggaggactctcaaccactgtaccaccagggaagcccaacatcctGTTTTGACCtaagtccattcaggctgctgtaacggaaaaccatagactgggtggcttacaaacaacagaaatttctcagagttctggaggctgggaagtccaagaccaaggcgctggcagattcggtgtctggtgagaacctgcttcctggttcatagatgaccatctttttactgtgtcctcacatgatagAAGGGATGAGGAAGGTCactgaggtctcttttataaggacattatTAATCTCAAATATGAGGGTTCTGCCCTCACAGACTAATTGCCTCCTGATACCATTACATTGGGAgttaggtttcaacataggaGTTTGTGGGGAACACAAACTTTCAGTCCATAGCAGATCCCTTTTCTTAGATTATCAAGTAATCTTCATGATGTTCTATCAGGAAAGTTCTATCATtgtccccatttcatagatgaagaaacagagactcagGTGTGCAAACATGTATGATTACATGAATAGGTACCTGAAAAAGCTTTTTATAAAATTCGACATCCATTCCTTATATTAATTCTAAGTcaaatagaaatagaaggaaactgtTTGAGCAAGATTATCAAAGTACCTGATTACCAAAgacacatgggacttccctggtggcccagcggttgggaatccgcctgccaatgcaggggacaccggttcgagccctggtccgggaagatcccacatgccgcggagcagctaagcttgtgcaccacaactactgagcctacactgtagagcctgcgagccacaactactgagcccacacgcctagagcccgtgctccacggcaaagccaccacaatgagaagcacgtgcactgcaacaaagagtagcccccgctcaccgcaactagagaaagcccacgcgcagcaacgaagacccaacacagccaaaaataaataaataaataaataaacaaacaagaaacaaagacaGATGGCGTATGGCATATGGCATATGGCAGTTAAATGCCAAAgccattttcattaaaattttataggTAGAGTCCACACGTATGAaaaactagagctaataaatgcattcagcaaagttgcagtacacaaaatcaacacacaaacaTCGGTcgcatttctatacaccagcaatgaatatgctgaaaaggaaatttttaaaaaaaaaatcctatttacaacatcaacaacaaaaagaataaaagttttaagaataaatttatagggacttccctggtggtctagcggttaagactctgtgctcccaatgcagggggcccgggtttgatccctggtcagggagttagatcccgcatgctgcaactaaagatcccgcgggccacaactaagacccggcgcagccaaataaataactatttaaaaaataaatttatgcaaGGAGGAAAAAGACTTGTATAGTGAaagctacaaaacattgctgaaagaaattaaagaagatttaaataaatggaaagatatcccatgttcatgaattaaTATTGTCGACAGTACTATCTgaattagtttgctagggctgccataaggaaatatcacagactggatagcttaaacaacagaaatttattttctcacaattctggccAGAAACTTAAGATCACAGTGTCAGCGGGTTTGgtttctgaggcctctcttcttggcttgctgATGGCTGCCCTCTTGCGGTGTCCCCactgtctttcctctgtgtggtcACATCACTGGTGTCTCTTCGTGTGTCCAAAGTGCTCCTCTTATAAAGACTCCTTTCaggttggattagggcccattgAGCCTCATTTTAAAGTAACcacatttggggacttccctggaggtccagaggttgactccgcgcttccaccgcagggggcgcaggtttgatccctggttggggaactaagatcccacatggcatgcGTGGGGAgcggcagaaagaaagaaagagaaagtaatcACCTTTtaaaaggccctatctccaaatacagtcctgttctgaggtactgggactttgggcttcaacatatacattttaggGGAACACCATTTAGCCCATAACATGACCCAAAGTGAaatacagatccagtgcaatctctatcaaaatcccaatggcaatTTTGCATACATatcctaaaactcatatggaacTCCAAATAGCCAACACTATcttgaaacagaagaacaaagttggagtacTCATACTTTCTAATCTCAAAACTGCGAAGCTGCAGTAATCAGAACAGTGTcttactggcataaagacagacatacagaccaatgtaatagaatagagagctcagaataaaccctcacatatatagtcaactgatttttgaccaGGTGCCAAGACCATCCAAGGAGAAGAGACACTCTTaacaacaaatggtactgggaaaactggatgtccacatgtaaaagaaaaagttggacccttaccttatacTGTGTACAAAAATTAACCAAAATCAGATCAGATTCCTATATTTAAGGGTGAAAACtatactgggaattccctggtggtccagtggttaagactcagcactttcactgccatgggcccaggttcgatccctgtcagggaactaagatcccacaagccacgcagggtggccaaaaacaaaaacagttaaaactataaaacataggggaaaatcttgACCTTTGATTTGTCAGTGATTTCTTAACTATGATACCAAAAGTACAggcgaaaaaagaaaaaacagataaattgaacctcatcaaaattaaaaacttttgtgaatcaaaggataccatcaagagaatgaaaagccaacccacagagtgggagaaaatatttgtaaatcatatacctgataaagaCTAGTATATAGAAAATgaagaactcctataactcaacaacaaaaaaccacaggcaactcaatttaaaatggcaaaggacttgaacagacatttctccaaaatagatatgtaaaataaccagtaagcacatgaaaagggttgttcaacatcattagttatcagggaaatgcaagtcaaaaccacagtgagatatcacttcacatacATTAGGATagctataataatttaaaaacaacagcaaatacaaatgttggcaaggatgcagagaaattggaacctttgtatattgctggtgggaatgtaaaattgttcaGATGTCACGGAAAACAGTTTGGTcattcctcaaaaggttaaacatagaattactgtaggggcttccctggtggcacagtggttgagagtccgcctgccaatgcaggggacacacattcgtgccccggtccgggaagatcccacatggcgcggagcggcggagcccgtgagccatggccgctgaaaaaaaaaaaaaaaaaagaattactgtaTCATTCAGCAGTTCCACTCCAGGGTATATTACccagaagaattgaaaacatattctACAACAAGTACatgtacatgcatgttcataTCAGCAGTATTCACAAaaccaaaaggtgaaaacagctcaactgtccatcagtggatgaataaacaaatgtatatccacacaataatacaatagtattcagccataaaaaggcatGAAGTACTGAAATACTCTGTAACATCTATGAACCTCAAAaccaatatgctaagtgaaaggagccagacgtCTAAGGTCACATATTTTATGATAccgtttatatgaaatacccagaataggtAAATGCACAGAGACAGAATGCAGATTGGTGGTTACTAGGggcagggaaaaggaaggaatgtAAGGCAACAGCTTAAGGGAAATGGGTTTCCTTCTGTGATGATGAAGATGTTTTGGAGGTTGATAGAGGTGGTATTTGCACAACAGTGTGGATGtaataaatgccactgaattgttcactttaggatgattaattttatttccatttcacctcaacataaaatatatatatatgtatataaaaaccaGTACGGTATTTAccaagaataaatatttaaaaacagtgtggggacttccctggtggtccagtggttaaaaatctgccttccaatgcgggggatgcaggttcgatccctgatcgggtaactaagatcccgcatgctgtggggcaactaagcccacacgctgcaactactgagcacgcgaaccacaactagagagactgcatgctacaactacagAGCCAACATGCTCTGGAGTCCgcatgtggcaactaagacccaatgcagccaaaagtaaaaattaaaaaaaaaaaaattaaaaaaaaacagtatggtatttaCCAATAATAAATATAGACCAGTAGAATACAGTAGGTGACTTAAAATATGTGTGATTATTGAAGAGATTTAATATGATACAAATGTTTTTCACTTTGGTGAGAAAGTGatagtttaataaatgtttctgaaaaaatTGACTGTGAGGATAAAATCGAATTTAGATCACTActtcacaccatatgcaaaaattaattcaagattaataataaaaatcacatgtggaaaaacacaaatactttACCAAAAAGTTTTGGAGACTATTTGTTTTACTTTGGCATGGGGAGAATTTCCTAagcaaaagggaaagagaaatttgactatgtaataattaaaattttgggggcttccctggtggcgcagtggttgagaatctgcctgctaatgcaggggacacgggttcgagtcctggtttgggaagatcccacatgccgcggagtaactacgcccgtgagccacaactgctgagcctgcgtatctggagcctgtgctccacatcaagagaggccgcgatagtgagaggcccgcgcaccgcgatgaagagtggcccccgcttgccacaactagagaaagccctcgcacagaaacgaagacccaacacagcaataattaattaattaattaataaactcctacccccaacatcttctaaaaaaaaattaaaattttgcatggcaaaagatgaataaattataaatgtatatatgtatatatattcagaaaataaacactAGACCAAAGAAAATAGTTGCAACATATATGATAAAACGTTTTATCTCCAATATGCACAAGTACctaaaaatttatagaaaaatgcaATAACCCCACAGAAAATTTCAGAGAAGAGGAAATCCAGATGTTCaataaacacaggaaaggatgctcaacctcattagtaCAGAAATCCAAACTAAAGCAACAAAAAATTAGTGCTCGTCCCCTATCAGACTGgtaaaaggaaaaagcagaagcTATATAGCCCAATAGCAGTGATGCTGTCAGCACTTTCATTGCTGGTGGAACTGTGAACTGCTACAACTTTGGAAAGCAATCTTATGATgtctattaaaatgaaaagaatatgctTATCTCAACTCAGTAATCTTAATTCCTATGATCTGTCCCTTAGAAATAAAAAACTGTATTCAAAGAAATgcatttaaggatttttttacaccgcccccccccccagttttactgagaaataattaacatatatCACTGTAAGTTtaagcatgatggtttgatttgcAGGTAATGTGAAGCGATTACTACAACAGGTCCAGCTTAAATCCAtctctcatatagatacaataaaaagaaagaaaaaaggcaaaaaatttctccttgtgatgagaacccaTAAGATGTACTCTCTTATCAACTTCcctatatatcatacagcaggGTTAGCTGTAGTCATCaagttgtacattacatcccaattatttatcctataactggaaatttgtaccttttgaccaccttcctcccattccccctcccctccccttaaGGATCTTTACTGCAGCATTGTTAGAAGTggcaaacaagtaaacaaaaataacacaaacatCAATATGGGCACCATTACATGAATTGTATATTCATGCTGTGGGATATTATGCAGCCGTTTTTGTTAAAGTGTCAGAAATATGCCCACTGATCTCCAGAGATGTCTTTAGTGTATTGCTAAAAAGCACTTGCTTTTTAGAAAATATGTATAGTACGatgcagtttttctttaaaaactttttttaaagacacaacttcggaattccctggcggtccagtggttaggactctgggctttcactgctatggccccagggttcaatccctggtgggggaattaagatccccgCAAGCCACCGGTGCAGCTtgcggggtggggctggggaagacACAACTTGTTTACACacccactcattcaacaaatattcattgactgTCTACCTCgtgctgggaatacagcagtaAAGAAAACCGATAAATATCCCTTctctcatggagctgacattctaaaTGATGGAGACAAGAGAATTGAGAAAAAGTGGAGATGTTAAATAGGCGGGTGTGATATAAATGGAAGAATCGGGGGtagggataaaaaaaaattgggaatcCTCCGCATATATGGTGGCATTTAAAGTCATTAAGACTGGATGATTTTTGTAAAGTTTGTGCGTATTCGTACAAGCTCGGAGAAAGTGTGGAAGGATGCACTGAGAGACTAGAGAGAAAGACCTAAGGTCAAATCTCAGCCGTTAGTCTCTTGGAGGTTTACCCAGCCTCTCAAAGCCTGTCTGTAACATGGGAAGAATAACACAGCTATCCAAATGGCTCCACCACCGCCACCTCTTGGTTTAGAAAAGCTGCCACGCAGGTGTAATCTCCAATACAGAAACGTAGCATCTCGAAAGCCCAGGCTGAAGCTAGGCGGGGAAGCGTTGCCACCGCTGCCATTTTCAGTTAGGGCAGGTGGTGACTTCCGGTCGCCATCTTGAGTGACAGCAGAGGCGGAGCTCCGACTAACATGTTCCTTAAGAGCCGGGCTCCGAGGGCACCTCCCCGAGAGCGACTGAACGCTAACCCTGGCAGGCGGAGGCGGACAGTCGCAGCCCCGCCCCCGGCTTTGGGCTCCACCTCTCGGCCCCACTTCTGCCGGGCGAGGCGCAGTAGGCGTCGCTGCCGTAAATCGGGCGGGCGATTTGCCGCATCACGGAAGATGGCGGCCGCGGCGGTGAACGGGGTGGCGGGAGCCTCGAGCTCGGGGCCTGCGGCGGCCTCGGGCGCAGTCCTGCAGGCCGCGGCCGGCATGTACGAGCAACTCAAGGGCGAATGGAACCGTAAAAGCCCCAATCTTAGCAAGTGCGGGGAAGAGCTCGGCCGTCTCAAGGTAGGGATCGGCCGGGGGTGCTTCGAGGGGTCCAGACCCAGCCGAGTTCCGGGCGCGGGGGGAGGCCGCAGCGCCGACACTAGGACGGGCTGGGTGATCCAATAGGGTGAAGGATTCGGAACAGCCAAAGTGCGGGCTTGGAGGAATGAAGACGTGAGAGGGGCCTGGAATGGACCAAATGCGGCCCCACGGTGGGGGGAGACGGAAAGAGTGTTTCTGGCCCAGACGAGTGAGAAGTTAAAATTTTGGTGCTTGGAGACCTAGCTGGCTGGAGTGGCAGGATGGGGCTGTCAGAGTTTTTCTGATGGAGGATTCTGGACGACACCAAGTGGGGAATGAGGACTGGACAGGGTGATGGAAGAAGGAGGCTGAGATGATGGGGTTCGTGGTTAAGATCAGGTCAAGTTAGGGTCTGAGAAATCTGGGGCTTAGGGATGCGTCTGTGGGGAGAGGGGCCCAGCCAAGTTGTGAGGGCAATACTGAACTTAGGAAAAATATTCTCACAGTAGAGGACCAGAATGGGGCTCGGGTTGCTTCAGGCCAGGTGTGTTTGGGAGAGAGTACAAATACAGTGGGCTGGACCAAGTTGCTGAGGGGggtgtatctgataagggatagTGTGTGGGCTGGACTATGGGAAGAGGTTAgccccctttcctccctggtgCAGATGGAGGGGGGTAGCTGGGCCCAACCCACCAAAGTGTGGGAAAAGATTGCAGAAGAATTGAAGGTGCTAGTGTCTCCCCACCCCTTGATTCCATTGGGTCAGGCGTGGAGTGGCGTTACTGTTTCTCGAGTGGATCTGTTAATACTTGTAATATGAGGTCATCTTAAATGAGCCCTCATCATGTTCCCAGGCCCCGATCTGAGGGCTTTATGAGGACTGACTCCTTTAATACTCATAACAACCTTATGAGTCGGGGATGATGATTAGCTCCATTTTCTAGGACGGAAAACCAAGACCTAGAAAAAGGTAAGTAATCTGTACTTGAAGTCccatcttctctccttccttcccctgccctcctcGTCAGCTGGTTCTGTTGGAGCTTAACTTCCTGCCAACCACAGGGACCAAACTGACCAAACAGCAGCTCATTCTGGCCCGTGAGTGTCACTGGGGTTGGTGGGGTAGCGGTGGGGGTTATGGGCTGTGGTCATGGCAGGAATGGCGGCAGTGGTGGTCAGGGTCGGACCACAGTCACCTCCTGAGAGCTTCCCCTGTTACCCACAGGTGACATACTGGAGATAGGCGCCCAGTGGAGTATCCTACGCAAGGACATCCCCTCCTTCGAGCGGTACATGGCCCAGCTCAAATGCTATTACTTCGATTACAAGTGAGGATGGGCCCTGCCCCTAATTtggtttgcgtgtgtgtgtgtgtgtgcgcgcgcgcgcgcgcgcgcgcgcgcgcgtgcgggGTTGTTAGCAGCTTTTTATCCTTGTTGCTCTAGCCACTTGAGACATCTTCCTTCACTTTGGAATTACCCCTTTGCATAGCTGTGCGGCCAGAAGCCTCAGGGTTAGGGGTTGGCCTGGAGGTCCTGAGTCTGGGATTATACCATCCAGTCTCTGTTGCGCTCCAGTCTGTCTCCCCCTTCACATTCCCACTCTAAATTTCCACTCCCCAATGTAGCCACTATCCCCTTTTACCTGCCTTGGCCCCAGCCTTGTCCCCTCAGATTCATCCCCCCATGGTAGCCAGTAGGTTCTTTGTGACACTAAAATTTGACCATGTTTATCATCAGCTTAGAACCTGTCCTGGCTCCCCATAGCCTTCAGGTTTCAGACCAAGCTCTTTCCTGTGGCCTCCAATGCTGTATCAGCCCTGACCCGTCTGTCTGTGtctccccatcccagccctgtCTCTCCCACTGGACTGTGAGTCTTCTATAAGCAGAAGGGTCTTAGTCACTGCTGTGTCCCAGCACTGCCTAGCATGGAGCCGGGCCCAGAGCAGGGACTCACTGGCTGTGTGTTGAATATGAAACTGAATGGCTTCATAACTGAATGGGGCTTGCATGGACTAATGATTAAGAATTTGACATCAGAAGCCAGACGAACCTGAGTTTGAAACTAATTTTGCCGCTTCCTGATTATATCGTCTTGGGCAAATGACTTTACTTCCCTAATCCTCAGTTTCCCCCCAAAACTGAGGGTGATGATTCTTAATATCATAATCATAATTAACACTTATATAGTATTTATTTGGGCTAGATACTGTTCTAATCACTACctgtattaaatcatttaataacTTAACCCTTATTTATTTAACCCACCTCTATCAGATGGGTACTGTGGTgatacccattttacagttggggaaactgaggctaagtcACTTTACTGGTGTGAGATCACTTTCTAGGGCCCATATGATTGTGACTTCTTCATGTCTCTTTGGGCCTTAGTTTCATCTGAAAACCCAGGACCCGATACCCCTCCAAGGAGAGAGCACTGGGCAGTCGTCAGGGTCCCTGAAGCCTGGAGTGGGGGGCTTGGTCGGTACCTAAGCCCTCCTTACCTTGGTGTCCCACCCTGGTCCACAGGGAGCAGCTCCCAGAGTCAGCCTACATGCACCAGCTCTTGGGCCTCAACCTTCTCTTCCTGCTGTCCCAGAACCGGGTGGCTGAGTTCCACACAGAGTTGGAGCGGCTGCCTGCCAAGGACATCCAGACCAATGTATACATCAAGCATCCGGTGTCCCTCGAGCAAGTGAGgctgaggaagggggaggggagggcctggCTAAAGGGAGTGGTACAGGGACAGACATTCGGGAGGGTATCTTCGCAAATGAGAGGGTTCACCCATCTTTCAGCCTATGGACTCCTTTGTCCAACCGATATTGAGCCCCAGccctgtaccaggcactgtggttGGTTTTCAGActcaacagtgaacaaaacagttaGAATCTCGATTTTGTGAGGATGACATTCAGGTGAGGAAGTGGACaataaacaaaaagattaaataacCTGTATATGGTCTGTCAGATGTGaaatgctgtggagaaaaataaagcaggaaggagggtggagaggcaggggcagggtggtCAGGGAATGCCTTGTTGAAAAGATGAAACTTGAGAAATACTTTAAAGGGGTGAAGAACCCAACCACCTGGTCATCTGGGGGGGAAATGGTCCAGGTAGAGGGAGCAgccagtccaagggtcccaaggCAGAAACATGCCTGGGGTGTTTGAGGGGCAGCGAAGAGGACAGTTTCTGGGACAAGGTGAGCAGAATCAAGGAAGAGCTGTAGTACCCAAGGTTAGGAAGTAGTTCTTAGAGCTGAGGTTTCATGGGAGGATTTCGCTGTGgggagaggatgggagagagggCGTTTATGGCAGGGGCAGCACGGCTTGGCAAAGATGCAGAGCAATGCGCTTGGGGTGGCTCCAGCTCTGCCTCCCTCCCGGAAAACAGATAATTAGATACTAACCAAGGGCAGGcttgggagagagacagagagacagagagagagaagaaaccagGAAGGGCTTCCGGGGAGAGTAGGACCCAGTCTGCATGCGGAATGGGTGACTGTATTGCAGAGAGTGTTCTGGTAGAGTGTGGATTATGGAGGCACTGGGAGTATGG harbors:
- the PSMD8 gene encoding 26S proteasome non-ATPase regulatory subunit 8; its protein translation is MFLKSRAPRAPPRERLNANPGRRRRTVAAPPPALGSTSRPHFCRARRSRRRCRKSGGRFAASRKMAAAAVNGVAGASSSGPAAASGAVLQAAAGMYEQLKGEWNRKSPNLSKCGEELGRLKLVLLELNFLPTTGTKLTKQQLILARDILEIGAQWSILRKDIPSFERYMAQLKCYYFDYKEQLPESAYMHQLLGLNLLFLLSQNRVAEFHTELERLPAKDIQTNVYIKHPVSLEQYLMEGSYNKVFLAKGNIPAESYTFFIDILLDTIRDEIAGCIEKAYEKILFTEATRILFFNTPKKMTDYAKKRGWVLGLNNYYSFASQQQKPEDTTIPSTELAKQVIEYARQLEMIV